Proteins encoded together in one Desulfuromonas acetexigens window:
- a CDS encoding chorismate mutase, which translates to MTIDEIRVRIDELDRLLLKIFNERADLALQIGEIKKELGLAVYDPAREKRIFEAMQAANPGPLDNGAIVRMFERVIDESRRLERIRTKGL; encoded by the coding sequence TTGACCATTGACGAGATTCGCGTACGCATCGACGAGCTGGACCGCCTGCTGTTGAAGATTTTCAACGAACGGGCTGACTTGGCGTTGCAGATCGGGGAGATCAAAAAGGAACTGGGCCTAGCCGTCTACGACCCGGCCCGGGAGAAGCGCATCTTCGAGGCCATGCAGGCGGCCAACCCCGGCCCCCTGGACAACGGCGCCATCGTTCGCATGTTCGAGCGCGTCATCGACGAATCCCGGCGGCTGGAACGTATCCGCACGAAAGGTCTGTGA